A window of Gambusia affinis linkage group LG03, SWU_Gaff_1.0, whole genome shotgun sequence contains these coding sequences:
- the LOC122828490 gene encoding E3 ubiquitin-protein ligase TRIM35-like, with product MAENTALIERFLSCHVCSETFRDPVSLSCNHSFCSNCLQKFWEQTGNKNCPICKRKSSKDNVGIHFTLKELADSFTGRQKSGSSETETGEKRLMVCSKHQEDPKLFCEDEQRAVCPVCEFSLHQSHKVVPVEQAVRDLKQQLKSDLESLQDKRNKHKQVEKTYHDVIQHSKKQLLSTERRIRAEFNKLHQFLREEEESRLAALREEEEQKRKTISREMKRIEEQISSLSDSISAVEEELQKDKVSFLSSYKATQSRARGQRSLPDPQLVSGALIDVAKHLGNLSFRVWEKMKDQVKFSPVILDPNTASGFLYLSDDLTRVRCGETWQQLPDNPERNMMYASVFGSEGFSSGKHSWEVEVGDYPDWIIESEIDVHQNSNSSNCYIRMKRWEERTLNNQDLNV from the coding sequence atggcagaaaacaCTGCTCTGATTGAACGTTTCCTGAGCTGCCATGTTTGTTCAGAGACTTTCAGAGATCCTGTGTCTCTGAGCTGCAACCACAGCTTCTGTTCAAACTGCCTGCAGAAATTCTGGGAACAAACTGGAAACAAGAACTGTCccatctgtaaaagaaaatcttctaaGGATAATGTAGGAATACATTTCACTCTGAAGGAACTGGCTGATTCTTTTACTGGAAGACAGAAATCTGGATcttcagagacagaaacaggagaaaagcGGCTGATGGTCTGCAGTAAACACCAAGAAGACCCtaaactgttctgtgaagacgAGCAGAGAgctgtgtgtcctgtctgtgaGTTTTCTCTCCACCAGAGTCACAAAGTGGTTCCTGTTGAACAAGCAGTCAGAGatctgaagcagcagctgaaatcTGACTTAGAGTCTCTGCAGGACAAgaggaacaaacacaaacaagtggAGAAAACATACCATGATGTGATTCAACACTCCAAGAAGCAGCTGCTGTCCACAGAGAGACGGATCAGAGCAGAGTTCAACAAGCTGCACCAGTtcctgagagaggaagaggagtccaGACTGGCAGCtctgagggaggaagaggagcagaagaggaAGACTATCAGCAGAGAGATGAAGAGGATTGAGGAGCAGATCTCCTCTCTGTCAGACAGCATCTCTGCTGTTgaagaagagctgcagaaagaCAAGGTGTCGTTCCTCAGCAGTTATAAAGCCACTCAGAGCAgagccagaggtcagaggtcactgccAGATCCACAGCTGGTCTCAGGAGCTCTGATAGATGTGGCCAAACACCTGGGCAACCTGTCCTTCAGAGTCTGGGAGAAGATGAAGGACCAGGTGAAGTTCAGTCCCGTCATTCTGGACCCAAACACTGCAAGTGGATTTCTCTACCTGTCTGATGATCTGACCAGAGTGAGATGTGGAGAAACATGGCAGCAGCTTCCTGATAATCCAGAGAGAAACATGATGTATGCCAGTGTTTTTGGTTCTGAGGGCTTCAGCTCAGGGAAACACAGCTGGGAGGTGGAGGTGGGAGATTATCCTGACTGGATTATCGAATCAGAAATCGATGTTCATCAGAACTCCAACAGCAGTAACTGTTATATCAGGATGAAGAGATGGGAAGAAAGAACTTTGAACAATcaggatttaaatgtttga